In the Azospirillum humicireducens genome, GCGACTGCGTGGCCGCCATCATCGCCGCCGGCATCATCCCCGGCGGCATGGAGATGATGGACCGTCCCGCCATCCATGCGGCCGAAGCCTTCGTCCATGCCGGCTATCCGCTGGATGTCGAGGCGCTGCTGATCGTCGAGCTGGACGGCCCGGCGGCGGAGGTCGACCATCTGATCGACCGGGTCGAGGCCATCGCCCGGACCAAGGGCGCCTGTTACGCCCGTGTGTCCAAAAGCGAGGAGGAGCGGCTGGCCTTCTGGGCCGGGCGCAAGGCGGCCTTTCCGGCGGTGGGGCGGATCAGCCCCGATTACTACTGCATGGACGGCACCATCCCGCGCAAGGCGCTGCCGCTGGTGCTGCAACGGATGCAGGAGATGTCCGACCGCTGCGGCCTGCGCGTCGCCAACGTCTTCCATGCCGGCGACGGCAACCTGCACCCGCTGATCCTCTATGACGCCAACAAGCCGGGCGAGCTGGAGGCGGCGGAGGAGTTCGGCAACGACATCCTGCGCCTGTGCGTCGAGGTCGGCGGTGTGCTGACCGGCGAGCATGGGGTGGGGGTGGAGAAGCGCGACCTGATGACCGACCAGTTCGACGAGGCCGATCTGCAGCAGCAGCAGCGGTTGAAATGCGCCTTCGATCCCGACGGTCTGCTGAACCCCGGCAAGGTCTTCCCCACGCTGCACCGCTGTGCCGAGCTTGGCCGGCTGCATGTCCACCAGGGGGAGCTGCGCTTCCCCGACATCCCGCGCTTCTGAAGGGCCGCCGCTCGCCATGACCATCACCACCTTGAAGCCGGAGACCCCCGCGCAGGCGGCCGACGCGGTGCGTTGGGCGCTGTCGGCCGATGAGCCGCTGGAGATAGTGGGCAGCGGCAGCCGCCGCGGGCTGGGGCGCCCGGTGCGGGCCGGCCACGCGCTCGACCTGTCGGGCCTGTCCGGCGTCATCGCCTATGAGCCGGAGGAGCTGGTGCTGACCGCGCTGGCCGGAACGCCGATGGACCTGATCCGCAGCATGCTGGCCGAGCGCGGGCAGCATCTGGCCTTCGAGCCGCCGGAGGGCGGCACGCTCGGCGGGCTGGTCGCCAGCGGGCTGGCCGGGCCGCGCCGCATCTCCGCCGGGTCCGCCCGCGACCACACGCTGGGGATATCCGGGATCAGCGGCCGGGCCGAGGCCTACAAGGGCGGTGGCAAGGTGGTGAAGAACGTCACCGGCTATGATTTGCCCAAGCTGATGGCGGGCTCCTTCGGCACGCTGACCGCGCTGACCGAGATCACGGTGAAGGTGCTGCCGGCGCCGGAGGACACCGCGACGCTGCTGCTGTTCGGGCTGGACGACAGGGCGGCGGTGGCGATGCTCGACCGGGCTCTGCGCAGCCCCTACGAGGTGTCGGGCGCTGCCCATCTGCCGGCGGGGATCGCCGCGCGGTCGCAGGTCGCCGCCGTGGCGGGGGCGGGCGGGGCGGCGACGCTGGTCCGGCTGGAGGGCTTCGGCCCGTCGGTCGCCGCGCGCGTCACCATGCTGCGCGAGGAATTGCGGGCCGATGCCGTGCTGGGGCGCGACGAGTCGCTGGCGCTCTGGCGCGAGGTTCGGGACGGGGCGGGGCTGGGGGAGGTGGTTGCTGATGGCCCCCTCCCCAACCCTCCCCCGCCTTTGGCGGGAGAGGGGGCCTTGCCGACGCCGGCCCAATCTCCCTCCACCGCGCAAGCGGGGGAGGGTCGGGGAGGGGGCAACCGTGGCGACACTCCCCACCTCTGGAAACTCTCGGTTCCCCCCTCGACCGGCCCGTCCACGGTGGACGCCATCCGCCGCACGCTCGACGTCGAGGCCTTCTACGACTGGGGCGGCGGGCTGGTCTGGCTGACCGCACCGCCCGACTCGGGCGCAACCATCCGCAGCGCGCTCTCCGCCGGGGGCCATGCGACGCTGGTGCGGGCGCCGGAGGCGGTGCGTGCGGCGACCGACGTGTTCCAGCCCTTGCCGGAGCCGCTGATGACGCTGAGCCGCCGGGTCAAGGAGAGCTTCGACCCCAAGGGCATCCTCAACCCCGGCCGCATGTATGCGGGGCTGTAACGGGAAGGCCGATCTCGATGCAAACCAACTTCTCGCTGGCCCAGCTGGCCGATGCCGCGATCCGCGACTCGGAACAGATCCTGCGCAAATGCGTGCATTGCGGCTTCTGCACCGCGACCTGCCCGACCTACACCATCCTGGGTGACGAGCTGGACAGCCCGCGCGGCCGCATCTACCAGATCAAGGACATGCTGGAGAAGGGCGGGCCGCCGCCCGAAACCACGGTCAAGCACATCGACCGTTGCCTGTCCTGCCTGTCCTGCATGACGACCTGCCCGTCGGGTGTCCATTACATGCATCTGGTCGATCACGCCCGCGCCCATATCGAGGCGACCCACCGCCGACCGCCGGCCGACCGGGCGGTGCGCGACCTGATCGCGCGGGTGCTGCCCAACCCGCGGCTGTTCCGGCTGGCCCTGCTGGGCGCTTCCCTGGGCCGGCCCTTCCGCGTCCTGCTGCCGAAGCGGCTGTCGGCCATGCTGGCGCTGACCCCGTCCAGCATCCCGGCGCCGAGCTACAGCGACCGGCCGGGCGTCCATCCGGCCGAGGGGCCGCGGAAGAAGCGGGTGGCCCTGCTGATCGGCTGCGCCCAGCAGGTGCTGGCGCCGCAGATCAACGAGGCGACCATCCGCCTGCTGACCCGGCACGGTGTCGAGGTCGTGGTGTCGAAGGGCGCCGACTGCTGCGGCGCCCTGACGCACCATATGGGCAAGGAGGATCTCGCCCACGCCGCCGCGAAGAAGACGATCGACGCCTGGACGAGGGAGATCGAGGGCGAGGGACTCGACGCCATCGTCATCAACGCGTCCGGCTGCGGCACCAGCGTGAAGGATTACGGCCACATGTTCCGCGAGGATCCGGCCTATGCCGCCAAGGCGGCGCGGGTGGCGGATCTCGCGAAGGACGTGACAGAGCTGATGGACGGGATCGGGCTGGCCCGCCCGGTGGTGGAGACGGGGCAGGCCATCGCCTACCACTCCGCCTGTTCGATGCAGCACGGCCAGCGCATCAAGGAGCCGCCGCGCGCCCTGCTGCGCGCCGCCGGATTCCTGGTGAAGGAGATCCCCGACGCGCATCTGTGCTGCGGGTCGGCCGGCACCTACAACATGCTGCAGCCGGACCTGGCGGGGGAGCTGCGGACCCGCAAGGTCGCGGCCATCGAAAGCACCCAGCCGCAGGCGGTGGCGGCCGGCAATCTCGGCTGCATCACCCAGATCGCATCCGGCACGGGGCTGCCGGTGGTCCACACGGTGGAGTTGCTGGACTGGGCGACCGGCGGCCCGATGCCCGACGCGCTGACCGGCCGGGCGGCCTTCCGGCAGGGCGGCGCGCGGGCGGCCTGAGAGGCGGGGCGCGGACGGCCGTGCCGGACGGCGTGGACGGAGCCGGGGGTTTCGGACCCCCACAATTCTGTGTTTATCTGCGTTCATCTGTGTCAGAAGATCCGCCCGCTCCACCGCCTTTCGTCCCAGCCCCATTCCGTTCAGGTCATCGCCTTGTCCTTGCCACCGTCCTCTTCGCCACCCACGGATAACATCGGCATGAGCGCCGGCTATGGAATCACCCATCGCCTGTCGGCCTGGGGCGTCCACATCTTCACGGCCAGCGGCGCCGTGCTGGGGCTGCTCGGCCTGCTGGCGGCGGCGGCGGGCGATGCCAAGCTGTGCCTGATGTGGCTGGGCATCGCGCTGGTCGTCGACGGCGTCGACGGCACGCTGGCCCGCCGCGTCTCGGTCAAGCAGGTGCTGCCGGGGATCGACGGCTCGGCTCTGGACCTCGTGATCGACTACCTGACCTATGTCGTGGTGCCGGCGGTGTTCATCCACCGCTTCGGCCTGCTGCCGGAGGGGCTGGTCAGCATCGCTCTCGCCGCCTGGATCCTGCTGACCGCGCTCTACTGCTTCGCCAATGTCGGGATGAAGAGCGGCGACAATTATTTCGTCGGATTCCCGGCGATCTGGAACGTCGTCGCCCTCTATTTCTGGTTGCTCGACCTCAATCCCTGGATCAACGCGGCGGTGGTGGTTGCGCTGGGTCTGCTGACCTTCACCACGGCCAAGTTCCTGCACCCTTTCCGTGTCAAGGCGCTGATGCCGCTGAACATCGCGGTGACCACGGTCTGGCTGCTCTGCTGCGTCGCGCTGGTGGTGCTGGAGCCGGCGCGTCCGGGCTGGCTGTTCGGCCTGTGGCTGGCGACCTCGGTCTATTACGCCGCCGTCTGCGCCTGGCGGACCCTGCGCGGCCCCTGACGGCCCGGCCTCCGGGGAGGAGGGAACAGCTCCGCGTGCCGGCCGTTGCCTGGAGGGCAAGTCCGGCGCAGCAGAGGAAACCCCGCCTTGGCCGCAGCGTACCCGATCCGGATCGGCACAGCCGGCTGGAGCATTCCCAAACCGTCGGCCCCGGCCTTTCCCGCCGACGGCACCCATCTTGAGCGCACCGCCCGCATCATGACGATGACGGAGGTGAACAGCAGCTTCTACCGCCCGCACAAGCCGGAAACCTGGGCGCGCTGGGCAGCCTCCACCCCGTCCGGCTTCCGCTTCGCGGTGAAGCTGCCCAAGGCGATCAGCCATCAAGCCCGGCTGGTGGGCGCCGACGCCGCGCTGGAGCGCTTCCTGGCCGAGGCCGGGATGCTGGGCGGCCGTTTCGGTCCGCTTCTGGTCCAACTGCCGCCCAGCCTGCGCTTCGACCGGTCGGTCGCGGAGGATTTCTTCGCGCTGCTGCGCGCCCGCTTCGACGGCGACGTGGTGTGCGAGCCGCGCCATGCCTCCTGGTTCGCCGAAGGAGCCGACGCCCTGCTCGTCGCCCACCGCGTCGCCCGCGTCGCCGCCGATCCGGCACCGGTGCCGGGAGCCGGCGAACCCGGCGGCTGGGACGGGGTCCGGTACTGGCGGCTGCACGGGTCGCCGGTGATCTACCGCTCGGCCTACGGACCGGCGGTGCTGGACGCGCTGGCCGACCGGCTCATGGCCGAGGCGGTGCTGCGGCCGGTCTGGTGCGTCTTCGACAACACCGCCGACTTCCACGCGGTGGACGACGCGCTGGCGACGATGGCGCGGCTGCGGGTCCGATCATAGGCGCAATTCTCTATCGGATGACCCCCCAGCACGACCGAGACAGTGCATTGTTGCAAGTCTATCCTGGCGCGAAATGCTCCCGATAGGAGGGGCAACGGCGTGCAGGCGGTGCGGTTATGGAGTTTGTCGTCCTACTGTTGATCTTCGGCTTCATCACCCACCGGCTCGACCGGCGGCTGAAGGCGCAGGAGGCGGAGATCGCCGCGCTGCGCGGCAGGCTGGACAAGGCGCTGACCGGCGCCGCTCCCCTGCAGGCGTCCCCGCCCGACGAGGCTGCGGCCGCGGCGATGGAGGACGCGCCGCAGACGGAGCCGCTCGCCGACCCGGCCCTTGCCGCCGAAGCGGCTCCCCCGCCGGAGGAGACCGCGCCGCCGGCCAGGCCGGAACCCGCCGCTGCACCGTCTCCCCGCCCGGCGCGGGCGGGCTGGCGCGAACTGGAGGAATCGCTGGCCTCGCGCTGGCTGATCTGGCTTGGCGGCGGCACCATGGCGCTGGCCGCCGCCTTCTTCATCAAGCTGTCGGTGGAGCATGGCTGGCTCGGGCCCGGCGTGCGGGTGGCGCTGGGGCTGCTCGCCGGTTTCGCGCTGATGGTGGGCGGCGAATGGCTGCGCCGCCGGCCGATGCAGCGCGCCGTCGCCGCCTTGCAGCCCGATTACGTGCCGCCGGCCCTGACCGCCGCCGGCCTGTTCACCGCTTTCATCAGCGTCTATGGCGGCTTCGCCCTGTTCGGCCTGTTCGCGCCGCTGGTCGCCTTCGCGCTGCTGGCCGGCCTGTCGATGGCCGGCATCGCCCTGTCGCTGCTGCAGGGGCCGCTGATCGCGGCGCTGGGGCTGCTGGCCGGCTATGTGTCTCCCCTTCTGGTGTCCACCGGCAACTCCGATGCCTGGAGCCTGTTCGCCTATCTGCTGGCGCTGAACGGGGCCGGCATGGCGGTGGTGCTGTACCGCCGCTGGCGCTGGCTCGGCTGGGGGGCGCTGGCCGGTGCGGCGCTCTGGCCGCTGCTGTGGATGATCGACCCGTGGAGCCGCGGCGACGCGCTGCCGACCGGCATCTACCTGCTGCTGACCTCGGCCCTGTTCCTGGTTCCGGCCATGCTGGGCGTGGTTGCGGGAACCGCGGAGGACCGGCTGGCGGAGCCGGCGCCCGCCACCGGCTGGCGCCGGGCGCTGCCCGACTGGATCCGGCGCAAGCAGCGCCATCCCGCCGACCGGCTGGCGATGATGGCGATGCGGCTGTTCGGCCTGCTGGTCGCCGCCGTCACCTGGCGCGCCGGGCATGACGCGGTGTCGCTGACCGTGCTGACCCTGTTCGCGCTTCTCGCCATGACCGCCGGCCGGCGGACCGAGCGGATCGCCGGAGTCGCCTGGATCACGGCGCTGACCGTGCTGCTGTCGCTGGCGCCCTGGAACCTGCCCTATGTGCCGTCCAGCCCGCCGCCGCTGACTGCGGAGGGCCAGCCGCTGATCGTCGCCGATCCGGCCGGCTACCCAGCGGCGGTGGTGCGCTTCCTGTGGGTGGCGGGCGGCTTCGCGGCGCTGTTCGGCATCGGCGGTTTCGCCGCGCTGTGGGGCGCCCGGCGGGCGGCGCTGTGGGCGTCGCTGTCGGCCCTGGTGCCGCTGGCCCTGCTGACGCTGGCCTACGCCCTGGTCGAGCCGCCGGAGACCGCCATCGGCTGGCCGGCTGCGGCCCTTGCGCTGGCCGCCCTGCTGGTCGCCGGCACCACGCCGCTGGCCCGCCACCGCCACCGGCCGGGCGCCGCGCTGGGCCTTGCCGCCTTCGCCGCCGGGGCGAGCGGCGCCATCGCGCTCGGCGCCACCATGACCCTGCAGGAGGCGTGGCTGACCGTGGCGCTGGCGATGCAGGTGCCGGTGCTGGCCTGGCTGGAGCGGCAGATGAGCCTGCGCGAGCTGCGCGGAGTCGCCCTGCTGGTGGCGGTCGCCGTGCTGGTGCGGCTGGCGATCAACCCCTATGTGCTGGATTACGAAGGCTATGCCTGGATCGGTTACGGCTATGGCCTGCCGGCGCTGGGCTTCCTGGTGGCGGCGCGCCTGATGCGGACGGCGCCCGATGCCCAGGGAAACATCGGACGCGGCGACGATCTGGTGGTGATGGTGCTGGAGGCCGGCGCGCTGATCTTCACCACCCTGATGCTGTCGCTGGGCATCCATCGCTGGATGGCCGGCAGCCTGGAGGCGGAGCCGTCCGGCCTGACCGAAGTGGCGCTGCACACCCTGTCCTGGCTGGGCCTCGCCCTCCTGCTGGCCGCCGACCGGCGGTGGAGCGCGCGGCCGGTGGCGGTTTGGGGCCGGCGCCTGCTGGTGCTGCTGGCCGCCGTGACCGCCTTCTTCCTGCATCTGTTCGCCCTGAACCCGCTGTGGAACTTCGAGTGGGTCGGAACCTGGCCGGTGGTCAACCGGCTGCTGCTGGCCTATGGCGCGCCGGCCGTCCTGCTGCTGCTCTACCTCTGGTACGACCCGCCGCCGTCGCGCGGCCTGCGCAGCGCCGCGCCGGTCCTGCCGATGCTGCTGATCGCC is a window encoding:
- a CDS encoding FAD-linked oxidase C-terminal domain-containing protein translates to MKMPVPDSGVIARRREIVEALRAIVPGEGVIVDENELRAYECDGLTAYRQLPMVAVLPSTVEQVSQVLKTCKAMGVKVVPRGAGTSLSGGALPLADGVLLGMGKFKRILDIDYANRCVTVQPGVTNLGISNAVAHEGFYYAPDPSSQIACTIGGNIAENSGGVHCLKYGLTTNNVLGLEMVLIDGTVIRLGGKHLDAGGYDLMGIVTGSEGLLGVVTEVTVRILKKPATARAVLLGFPSSEQGGDCVAAIIAAGIIPGGMEMMDRPAIHAAEAFVHAGYPLDVEALLIVELDGPAAEVDHLIDRVEAIARTKGACYARVSKSEEERLAFWAGRKAAFPAVGRISPDYYCMDGTIPRKALPLVLQRMQEMSDRCGLRVANVFHAGDGNLHPLILYDANKPGELEAAEEFGNDILRLCVEVGGVLTGEHGVGVEKRDLMTDQFDEADLQQQQRLKCAFDPDGLLNPGKVFPTLHRCAELGRLHVHQGELRFPDIPRF
- a CDS encoding FAD-binding protein; protein product: MTITTLKPETPAQAADAVRWALSADEPLEIVGSGSRRGLGRPVRAGHALDLSGLSGVIAYEPEELVLTALAGTPMDLIRSMLAERGQHLAFEPPEGGTLGGLVASGLAGPRRISAGSARDHTLGISGISGRAEAYKGGGKVVKNVTGYDLPKLMAGSFGTLTALTEITVKVLPAPEDTATLLLFGLDDRAAVAMLDRALRSPYEVSGAAHLPAGIAARSQVAAVAGAGGAATLVRLEGFGPSVAARVTMLREELRADAVLGRDESLALWREVRDGAGLGEVVADGPLPNPPPPLAGEGALPTPAQSPSTAQAGEGRGGGNRGDTPHLWKLSVPPSTGPSTVDAIRRTLDVEAFYDWGGGLVWLTAPPDSGATIRSALSAGGHATLVRAPEAVRAATDVFQPLPEPLMTLSRRVKESFDPKGILNPGRMYAGL
- the glcF gene encoding glycolate oxidase subunit GlcF, with product MQTNFSLAQLADAAIRDSEQILRKCVHCGFCTATCPTYTILGDELDSPRGRIYQIKDMLEKGGPPPETTVKHIDRCLSCLSCMTTCPSGVHYMHLVDHARAHIEATHRRPPADRAVRDLIARVLPNPRLFRLALLGASLGRPFRVLLPKRLSAMLALTPSSIPAPSYSDRPGVHPAEGPRKKRVALLIGCAQQVLAPQINEATIRLLTRHGVEVVVSKGADCCGALTHHMGKEDLAHAAAKKTIDAWTREIEGEGLDAIVINASGCGTSVKDYGHMFREDPAYAAKAARVADLAKDVTELMDGIGLARPVVETGQAIAYHSACSMQHGQRIKEPPRALLRAAGFLVKEIPDAHLCCGSAGTYNMLQPDLAGELRTRKVAAIESTQPQAVAAGNLGCITQIASGTGLPVVHTVELLDWATGGPMPDALTGRAAFRQGGARAA
- the pcsA gene encoding phosphatidylcholine synthase, which encodes MSAGYGITHRLSAWGVHIFTASGAVLGLLGLLAAAAGDAKLCLMWLGIALVVDGVDGTLARRVSVKQVLPGIDGSALDLVIDYLTYVVVPAVFIHRFGLLPEGLVSIALAAWILLTALYCFANVGMKSGDNYFVGFPAIWNVVALYFWLLDLNPWINAAVVVALGLLTFTTAKFLHPFRVKALMPLNIAVTTVWLLCCVALVVLEPARPGWLFGLWLATSVYYAAVCAWRTLRGP
- a CDS encoding DUF72 domain-containing protein, which codes for MAAAYPIRIGTAGWSIPKPSAPAFPADGTHLERTARIMTMTEVNSSFYRPHKPETWARWAASTPSGFRFAVKLPKAISHQARLVGADAALERFLAEAGMLGGRFGPLLVQLPPSLRFDRSVAEDFFALLRARFDGDVVCEPRHASWFAEGADALLVAHRVARVAADPAPVPGAGEPGGWDGVRYWRLHGSPVIYRSAYGPAVLDALADRLMAEAVLRPVWCVFDNTADFHAVDDALATMARLRVRS
- a CDS encoding DUF2339 domain-containing protein: MEFVVLLLIFGFITHRLDRRLKAQEAEIAALRGRLDKALTGAAPLQASPPDEAAAAAMEDAPQTEPLADPALAAEAAPPPEETAPPARPEPAAAPSPRPARAGWRELEESLASRWLIWLGGGTMALAAAFFIKLSVEHGWLGPGVRVALGLLAGFALMVGGEWLRRRPMQRAVAALQPDYVPPALTAAGLFTAFISVYGGFALFGLFAPLVAFALLAGLSMAGIALSLLQGPLIAALGLLAGYVSPLLVSTGNSDAWSLFAYLLALNGAGMAVVLYRRWRWLGWGALAGAALWPLLWMIDPWSRGDALPTGIYLLLTSALFLVPAMLGVVAGTAEDRLAEPAPATGWRRALPDWIRRKQRHPADRLAMMAMRLFGLLVAAVTWRAGHDAVSLTVLTLFALLAMTAGRRTERIAGVAWITALTVLLSLAPWNLPYVPSSPPPLTAEGQPLIVADPAGYPAAVVRFLWVAGGFAALFGIGGFAALWGARRAALWASLSALVPLALLTLAYALVEPPETAIGWPAAALALAALLVAGTTPLARHRHRPGAALGLAAFAAGASGAIALGATMTLQEAWLTVALAMQVPVLAWLERQMSLRELRGVALLVAVAVLVRLAINPYVLDYEGYAWIGYGYGLPALGFLVAARLMRTAPDAQGNIGRGDDLVVMVLEAGALIFTTLMLSLGIHRWMAGSLEAEPSGLTEVALHTLSWLGLALLLAADRRWSARPVAVWGRRLLVLLAAVTAFFLHLFALNPLWNFEWVGTWPVVNRLLLAYGAPAVLLLLYLWYDPPPSRGLRSAAPVLPMLLIAANLALEIRRAFQGPVLNGYGTSDAEWYAYSAGFLLFAVAMLVAGIRFGWGWMRHAGLVLVLAVVAKVFLSDMSDLEGMYRVASFLGLGVSLVGIGWLYQRLLRPSAAGTPPEPPLSPADDLPTDDPLNQRTH